In a genomic window of Coregonus clupeaformis isolate EN_2021a chromosome 27, ASM2061545v1, whole genome shotgun sequence:
- the si:dkeyp-50d11.2 gene encoding calpain-1 catalytic subunit — translation MAMEQVIEPVFASGVAARLRSQWDRNEGIGQNDKALKFFGQDFECLRAHSLQSRRLFEDDAFPAQTSSLGFKELGSHSAKTQGVRWMRPTEFCSDPHFIVDGATRTDVCQGALGDCWLLAAIASLTLNETLLHRVVPHGQSFHQQYAGIFHFQFWQFGEWVDVVIDDRLPVKDGKLLFLHSAEGAEFWSALLEKAYAKLNGCYEALSGGSTSEGFEDFTGGVTEMFELKKAHPELFSIISRAVERGSLLGCSIDISGVFEMEAMTFKKLVKGHAYSVTGVEEVEFKGSPTKLLRIRNPWGEMEWTGAWSDNSREWAGVEPSVRARLYNRSEDGEFWMSFRDFLREFSRLEICNLTADALQASQVKKWSSALYPGEWRRGSTAGGCRNYPATFWLNPQFKVALQHPDADGQSGCSFLVALMQKDRRRQRREGKDMETIGFAIYEVPEEFTGRPGVHLKRDFFLTHSSSARSELFINLREVSTRFCLPKGEYIIVPSTFEPQKNGDFVLRVFSEKPADSQELDDDITADLPEVIVLDESQIDAGFKGLFRQLAGTETEISASKLQTILNRIVSKHKDLKTDGFGKEACRCMITLMDTTGTGKLGLTEFHVLWEKIKRYLTVFRKFDLDKSGTMSSYEMRMALESAGFKLTNHLFQLIILRYAKEDLNVDFDNFVNCLIRLETMFKTFKEMDTDVDGVVSFSFFQWISLTMFA, via the exons ATGGCTATGGAGCAGGTGATTGAGCCTGTGTTTGCCTCTGGAGTGGCTGCTCGTTTGAGGAGCCAGTGGGACCGCAATGAGGGCATCGGTCAGAATGACAAGGCCCTGAAGTTCTTCGGCCAGGACTTTGAGTGTCTCCGGGCCCACAGTCTGCAGAGCAGACGCCTGTTTGAGGATGATGCATTCCCTGCTCAGACCTCATCGCTGGGCTTCAAGGAGCTGGGGTCACACTCTGCAAAGACACAGGGGGTCCGATGGATGCGCCCCACG GAGTTCTGTTCTGACCCTCACTTCATCGTAGACGGAGCCACGCGTACAGACGTCTgccagggagctctgg GTGACTGTTGGCTGCTGGCAGCGATCGCTTCACTCACACTGAATGAGACTCTACTGCATCGGGTGGTGCCCCATGGGCAGAGCTTCCATCAACAGTATGCTGGGATCTTTCACTTCCAG TTCTGGCAGTTTGGGGAGTGGGTGGACGTGGTGATTGATGACAGGCTGCCAGTGAAGGATGGAAAGCTGCTGTTCCTCCACTCAGCAGAGGGGGCAGAGTTCTGGAGCGCCCTGCTGGAGAAGGCCTACGCAAA GCTCAACGGCTGTTACGAGGCCCTCTCAGGGGGCAGTACATCGGAGGGATTTGAGGACTTCACAGGGGGCGTGACAGAGATGTTTGAGCTGAAGAAGGCCCATCCAGAACTGTTTAGCATAATCAGTAGAGCAGTGGAGAGAGGATCCCTGCTGGGATGCTCCATAGAT ATCTCTGGTGTTTTCGAGATGGAGGCGATGACATTCAAGAAGCTGGTGAAAGGCCATGCCTACTCTGTGACAGGTGTGGAGGAG GTGGAGTTTAAAGGAAGTCCCACCAAGCTTCTGCGGATCAGGAACCCCTGGGGAGAGATGGAGTGGACCGGAGCCTGGAGTGACAA TTCAAGAGAGTGGGCTGGAGTTGAACCATCGGTCAGAGCTAGATTGTACAACCGTAGCGAAGATGGAGAGTTCTG GATGTCATTCCGTGACTTCCTGCGTGAGTTCAGCCGTTTGGAGATCTGTAATCTGACAGCAGACGCCCTGCAGGCCAGCCAGGTGAAGAAGTGGAGCTCAGCGCTCTACcctggagagtggaggagaggcagCACTGCAGGGGGCTGCAGGAACTACCCAG CAACGTTCTGGCTCAACCCTCAGTTCAAAGTGGCCCTTCAGCACCCAGACGCAGATGGCCAATCAGGTTGCAGCTTCCTGGTGGCGCTGATGCAGAAGGATCGTCGTCGGCAACGGCGTGAGGGGAAAGACATGGAGACCATTGGATTCGCCATCTATGAG GTTCCAGAAGAG TTTACAGGTCGGCCCGGGGTGCATCTGAAGAGGGACTTCTTCCTGACCCACAGCTCCAGTGCCCGGTCAGAGCTCTTCATCAACCTGAGAGAGGTCAGCACCCGCTTCTGCCTGCCCAAGGGAGAGTACATCATCGTCCCCTCCACCTTCGAGCCCCAGAAGAACGGAGACTTTGTGCTCAGGGTGTTCTCTGAAAAGCCAGCCGACTCCCA GGAATTGGATGATGACATCACAGCTGATCTGCCTGAGGTG ATAGTGCTGGATGAGAGCCAGATTGATGCAGGCTTCAAGGGTCTCTTCAGACAGCTGGCTGGAACG GAAACGGAGATCAGTGCCTCCAAGCTTCAGACCATCCTAAACAGAATCGTCAGCAAGC ATAAGGACCTGAAGACAGACGGCTTTGGGAAGGAGGCTTGTCGTTGCATGATAACTCTCATGGAT ACCACCGGCACCGGGAAGCTGGGCTTGACAGAGTTCCATGTGCTGTGGGAGAAGATCAAACGGTACCTG ACTGTGTTTAGGAAGTTTGACCTGGATAAATCTGGCACCATGAGCTCCTATGAAATGCGGATGGCACTGGAATCAGCAG GCTTCAAGTTGACCAACCACTTGTTCCAACTCATCATCCTGCGCTATGCAAAGGAAGACCTGAACGTGGACTTTGATAACTTTGTAAACTGTCTCATCCGCCTGGAGACCATGTTCA AGACCTTTAAAGAAATGGACACTGATGTAGATGGGGTGGTATCCTTCAGCTTCTTCCAG TGGATCTCCCTCACCATGTTTGCCTAG